Genomic DNA from Procambarus clarkii isolate CNS0578487 chromosome 34, FALCON_Pclarkii_2.0, whole genome shotgun sequence:
ATTTATGAGTTAAATGAAGCTGAAATATTTGGGTTTTAAATAGACTGAAATCCAGGATAAGTTCATAGAGTATATTCACCACTGAAGTTACTGACCTACAAGGATAGCTTTTCCAGGACATGAGGTTCACTGACTGGCCAAGTtactaaccactgtggttattGACCTCAGAGTTCCTGGTCGGTTGTATGAGAAAATCACTGGTCAATTAGTTCATTAAACTCTCTCCAGACATTGAGCGGCAGAGTGATCATGTTATCCAAAGCGGTTACCAATTAGCTGTGTTATTGACCCCCCGGAGACGGCTCCCACGtggccccccctcctctctctctctctctctctctctctctctctctctctctctctctctctctctctctctctctctctctctctctctctctctctctctctctctccctctctccctctctccctctctccctctctctctctctctctctctctctctctctctctctctctctctctctctctctctctctccctctccctctccctctctctctctctctctctctctctctctctctctctctctctctctctctctctctctctctctctctctctctctctctctctctcaaacacacacacacacacacacacacacacacacacacacacacacacacacacacacacacacacacgctaatcAATAACCTCAGTGGAGCAAGGATCGCGCTCATCACTAACTTGCCAAGTTCCTTGTCACTTCAGGAAAGTGGCTGCTAGGCTGAACTTGTCCCAAAGCCCCACTAAGTTACTCACAGATATTGACATTATACTCGGCAACTCCGCTTAAAGTTTAAAATATCGAATTATCTGATAAACAAGATATCTGAAGATTGTTTACCTATAAAAGCAGAATTGCTTGCCTAGTAAAGCTTTGTTTGATGGTGTCCTTAACCTCACTGTGCCTAGAGTACCTTCCCCCTGTACTTTTGTACAGCAGGGCATGCTGACTGCATCTTAAGACAGTGTAGATGCTCCATAGATAGTGTAGATGCTCCGTCTAcgatggggggggggctgcatcTTGAGATAGTGTAGATGCTCCATAGATAGTGTAGATGCTCCGTCTACGATGGGGGGGGCTGCATCTTGAGATAGTGTAGATGCTCCATAGATAGTGTAGATGCTCCGTCTAcgatggggggggggctgcatcTTGAGATAGTGTAGATGCTCCATAGATAGTGTAGATGCTCCGTCTAcgatggggggggggctgcatcTTGAGATAGTGTAGATGCTCCATAGATAGTGTAGATGCTCCGTCTACGATGGGGGGGGCTGCATCTTGAGATAGTGTAGATGCTCCATAGATAGTGTAGATGCTCCGTCTACGATGGGGGGGGGCTGCATCTTGAGATAGTGTAGATGCTCCATAGATAGTGTAGATGCTCCGTCTACGATGGGGGCTGTCCCGACTGGATTGCGTTTTGACCTGTTCCAGTGGCTGATCGAGGCACTAGTGCTGTGAGGAAGCTCTCACATGTGGTGCAGTGTAGGAACACAAGGAACGTGCAACTGACAATGATTGAGTTGCAGCGACATATCACAGCTGGAGCTTGCAACACGGCGCTACACACACAGGAATTACCTCAACACGAACATCATGATGCACATTGTCGGATTGCAAGGAAAAAAAAGCATGCACAAATGATTGAAAGCTACACCGGAATTAATGAGAGGTTTGTGAGTGAATGTTTGCATGGGTTTGGCCCTCATTTGTCTCCTGTTGGGGCAAAATGTCTGATGTCTTGATTGTTTTTCCATAGAGTTATCAGAACTATGCCTGGTgggctgtcaacaccaccacacctccaggactgtcaacaccacaccaccaccaagactgtcaacacaacaccaccaggactgtcaacatcacaccaccaagactgtcaacacaacaccaccaggactgtcaacaccacaccaccaccaagactgtcaacaccacaccaccaccaagactgtcaacaccacaccaccaccaagactgtcaacaccacaccaccaccaagactgtcaacaccacaccaccaccaagactgtCAACACCACTGCACAATTTTGAATGGAGGCAATGAACGAGTGAAACAAATGGAGGGTAATTTAGATAGTTTAGTCTGATGTCAGAGCATTTTGGGCCGAGCTGAGTGTGTGACAGTGTCCATCCCCCTCCTGTGTATTGTAGCTAGATGTCCCCTTTTATATTGATCACCGCCATTATACTGTGCTAATATATCAGGGGGTCTGTGTCTGTTGTAAATAGTGTGCGGGTAAGGTCCGGGCAGTCCagcttcactgtgtgtgtgtgtgtgcgtgtgtgtgtgtgtgtgtgtgtgtgtgtgtgtgtgtgtgtgtgtgtgtgtgtgtgtgtgtgtgtgtctccagtgGTTgaagcacacactcacacactgcctTCTCAAGTCTGAGTAAGAAGCATTCACTCCATTAATTGTATGAGAAAGCACACTccctttagtagtgtcaactttATCTGCTTCACTTGGACATTCAATCTCCATTGATCCGGTCAAGAGAACCATTGATACGGTCAAGAGAATCATTGATCCGGTCAAGAGAACCATTGATACGGTCAAGAGAATCATTGATACGGTCAAGAGAACCATTGATACGGTCAAGAGAATCATTGATCCGGCCAAGAGAACCATTGATCCGGCCAAGAGAACCATTGATACGGTCAAGAGAACCATTGATACGGTCAAGAGAACCATTGATACGGTCAAGAGAACCATTGATACGGTCAAGAGAACCATTGATACGGTCAAGAGAACCATTGATCCGGTCAAGAGAACCATTGATACGGTCAAGAGAACCATTGATACGGTCAAGAGAACCATTGATACGGTCAAGAGAACCACTGATCTGGTCAAGAGAACCATTGATCCGGCCAAGAGAACCCACCACAGAACCACTCTCTCTGACCACTCTGGGAAACAATACCAGCCTCATCACTATTGACACTTTCAAAATTAGTGATCTTTACTGACGCTCTAAATTCAATAAAAACAAATACACTCGCTCGCGGGGCTACACGTTACACACGATATTATTTGGGGTGAGTTTACAGCTcacacccagggggggggggccaggaagTGAAGTAAACCCTCGGAGGGGTTACTTTTGGGGGTATCTGAGCGCCAGGAGAGAGGTGAGCCAGTGGCCGCGGGGGACAGGTGGACAGTAATAGGGGCGGGGCCGGCGGGGGGAAGTaatggggatgggggggaaggcagGGGGAGTAATGGGGAAGAAGGggggcggcgggggggggggggaggatattaatccctcctcctcctcctccagcaacgGACAATAATTTATTTAAACTTTGTATGCAAGTCTTCTCAAAGTTGTAATGGCGTTGGTGTTCAAGGGCGCCGCCCCCTGGGGGAGTAGGGGAggtagggggggagagtgggtgtggtggggaggggggagtggggaggtgggggagagtaATGGGGGGAGGAGCTAAGAGGGAATTTAGGTAAGAATTAGGGAGGCTAGAATGGCATATATTTGATTATAAATACATTTCTTCTAAACTTTGTGTTTAAGAGACTTGATGAGTCCTCCactggtgctgggggggggggaggagctctATAGTCAGACGATGAACGACTTTCATTCGCAGCCGAAAGCGCCAGGTTCGAATCCCGAGAGAAGCCGAAACAATTTTACAGTGTTTTC
This window encodes:
- the LOC138371061 gene encoding 33kDa venom protein-like codes for the protein MRLVLFPRVVRESGSVVGSLGRINGSLDQISGSLDRINGSLDRINGSLDRINGSLDRINGSLDRINGSLDRINGSLDRINGSLDRINGSLDRINGSLGRINGSLGRINDSLDRINGSLDRINDSLDRINGSLDRINDSLDRINGSLDRINGD